In Paraflavitalea devenefica, the following are encoded in one genomic region:
- a CDS encoding SDR family oxidoreductase, with the protein MKFENKTVLITGGSRGIGKAIALRLAREGANTVIVGKTAEPHPKLEGTIYTAAEEIAKAGPGKVLPLQGDIRFEESIQHIVKSTVDTFGGIDILINNASAINLSPTEQTEPKRWDLMHGINVRGTFFMSQAAIPYLKKAHNPHILNLSPPLNMDPAWFAKHLAYTMSKYGMSMVVLGLAEEMRTHRIGVNALWPKTTIATAAVQNLLGGDFLMQRSRTPEIVADAAFHILQRPSYECTGNFFIDEEILKEQGVTDFTSYAVNPEQKLMMDLFI; encoded by the coding sequence ATGAAATTTGAAAACAAGACAGTGCTCATTACGGGCGGCAGCCGGGGTATAGGAAAAGCGATTGCTTTACGGCTTGCACGGGAAGGCGCCAATACAGTGATCGTTGGGAAGACAGCAGAACCCCATCCCAAACTGGAAGGGACCATTTATACAGCCGCTGAAGAAATAGCCAAGGCAGGCCCGGGAAAGGTACTTCCCCTGCAGGGAGACATTCGTTTCGAAGAAAGCATTCAACATATTGTAAAAAGCACCGTTGACACCTTCGGAGGCATTGATATCCTGATCAACAATGCCAGCGCCATCAATTTATCGCCTACCGAACAGACAGAGCCCAAGCGCTGGGACCTGATGCACGGCATCAATGTAAGGGGTACTTTTTTCATGAGCCAGGCTGCCATCCCCTACCTTAAAAAAGCCCATAACCCGCATATCCTGAACCTCTCCCCGCCCCTGAACATGGACCCCGCCTGGTTTGCCAAACACCTGGCCTACACCATGAGCAAATACGGAATGAGTATGGTAGTGCTGGGACTGGCAGAAGAAATGCGCACCCACCGCATTGGCGTGAATGCACTATGGCCTAAAACCACCATTGCTACAGCCGCCGTTCAAAACCTGCTGGGGGGTGATTTCTTGATGCAGCGCAGCCGCACCCCGGAAATCGTAGCCGATGCAGCCTTCCACATCCTCCAAAGGCCCTCTTATGAGTGTACCGGCAACTTCTTTATTGATGAAGAAATACTAAAAGAACAGGGCGTTACAGATTTTACATCCTATGCTGTAAATCCTGAGCAGAAACTGATGATGGACCTGTTCATTTAG